The following proteins come from a genomic window of Corallococcus sp. NCRR:
- a CDS encoding DUF4142 domain-containing protein, with protein MRTAKFWMGTLLAGALALGYGCGSEANKDPAPQDVPQQQVPDAGTDAGVMLTLTDAQIARVLQVANEGEVMLGQYAAPLATEQAVIDFNNQMVTEHTAVKQRLDGVLAAQGITPEDSPLSLQLQTEVQQLMEVLGGPNAPPAGAARDLALISAQLTAHARVAFLADSLLTPQITNPALAQEATSERQAVQMHIDAATALQSPLVLPPATP; from the coding sequence ATGCGGACAGCGAAATTCTGGATGGGGACGCTGCTGGCGGGAGCGCTGGCGCTGGGCTACGGCTGCGGAAGTGAGGCGAACAAGGATCCTGCGCCGCAGGATGTGCCACAGCAGCAGGTCCCGGACGCGGGCACCGACGCAGGCGTGATGCTGACGCTCACCGACGCGCAGATCGCCCGCGTCCTGCAGGTGGCCAACGAGGGCGAGGTGATGCTGGGCCAATACGCCGCGCCGCTCGCCACCGAGCAGGCGGTGATCGACTTCAACAACCAGATGGTGACGGAGCACACCGCCGTGAAACAACGGCTGGACGGGGTGCTCGCGGCCCAAGGCATCACGCCCGAGGACTCCCCGCTGAGCCTCCAATTGCAGACGGAGGTCCAGCAGCTGATGGAGGTCCTCGGCGGCCCGAACGCGCCGCCCGCGGGCGCCGCGCGCGACCTGGCGCTGATCAGCGCGCAGCTCACCGCGCACGCGCGCGTGGCCTTCCTCGCCGACAGCCTGCTGACGCCCCAGATCACCAACCCGGCTCTCGCCCAGGAGGCGACCAGCGAGCGGCAGGCCGTGCAGATGCACATCGACGCGGCCACGGCGCTCCAGTCACCCCTCGTGCTCCCACCCGCCACGCCGTAG
- a CDS encoding serine/threonine-protein kinase, giving the protein MQKPTEPTSAQSEPLTTGRVLRSTYEIGTVLGKGGMGAVFLARHLRLPGKQVAIKVLHGAEALSEEVAVRFRREAEIASRLGHPNIVEVLDFDTLEDGTPFMVMEYLRGEGLSRRLRKQKQLPLEEVFSITRQMGAALQAAHRAGVVHRDLKPGNVFLVPTEAGGVVGERVKLLDFGISKLVDARTVMTLDSVLMGTPQYMAPEQAMGHNSNVDARTDLFAFGCIVYEMLAGRPPYSGENVAELIYQIVHLEPPPLLTLAPGTPPHVVTAIARAMAKKPEDRHPDVGAFILELTGSPLQTLAEMKPEQRSRPTPSTAPQSVPRPLDREEHIPTVGMRPHAPSGPQTESLPAQPLAPARPKWPVAVAVGMAVIIAFAVAFFWKRPGVAPPAAVVVNPPVQPQARPAAPVTPPSAAVVAPPEDAKKPVVDPEPQQTQPTEPEEPRQPTAEPTAVTARPKPRGAPESMPDSVREDLASAQKALDASNTAEALRHIRRSQRTKITGLSFSLLTRVYCQQHDLANARAQWTRVPATERPRVRQYCSQYDIDL; this is encoded by the coding sequence ATGCAAAAGCCAACCGAACCGACCTCCGCGCAGAGTGAGCCGTTGACGACGGGCCGGGTCCTGCGCTCCACGTATGAGATTGGCACCGTGCTGGGCAAGGGCGGCATGGGCGCGGTGTTCCTCGCGCGCCACCTGCGCCTGCCGGGCAAGCAGGTCGCCATCAAGGTGCTGCACGGCGCGGAGGCGCTGTCGGAAGAGGTGGCGGTGCGCTTCCGGCGGGAGGCGGAGATCGCCTCGCGGCTGGGGCACCCGAACATCGTGGAGGTGCTGGACTTCGACACCCTGGAGGACGGCACGCCCTTCATGGTGATGGAGTACCTGCGCGGCGAGGGCCTGTCGCGCCGGCTGCGCAAGCAGAAGCAGCTGCCGCTGGAGGAGGTCTTCTCCATCACGCGGCAGATGGGCGCGGCGTTGCAGGCGGCGCACCGCGCGGGCGTGGTGCACCGCGACCTGAAGCCGGGCAACGTGTTCCTCGTGCCCACGGAGGCGGGCGGCGTCGTGGGCGAGCGCGTGAAGCTGCTCGACTTCGGCATCTCCAAGCTCGTGGACGCGCGCACGGTGATGACGCTGGACTCCGTGCTGATGGGGACGCCGCAGTACATGGCCCCCGAGCAGGCCATGGGCCACAACAGCAACGTGGACGCGCGCACGGACCTCTTCGCGTTCGGCTGCATCGTCTACGAGATGCTCGCGGGCCGGCCGCCCTACTCCGGCGAGAACGTCGCGGAACTCATCTACCAGATCGTCCACCTGGAGCCCCCGCCGCTCTTGACGCTGGCGCCCGGGACGCCGCCGCACGTGGTGACGGCCATCGCCCGCGCGATGGCGAAGAAGCCGGAGGACCGCCACCCGGACGTGGGCGCGTTCATCCTGGAGCTGACGGGCAGCCCGCTCCAGACGCTCGCGGAGATGAAGCCGGAGCAGCGCTCGCGCCCCACCCCGTCCACGGCCCCGCAGTCCGTGCCGCGTCCGCTGGACCGTGAGGAGCACATCCCCACGGTGGGCATGCGCCCCCACGCTCCTTCCGGACCCCAGACGGAGTCCCTGCCCGCGCAGCCGCTGGCCCCTGCCCGCCCGAAGTGGCCGGTGGCCGTGGCCGTGGGGATGGCGGTCATCATCGCGTTCGCGGTCGCCTTCTTCTGGAAGCGCCCGGGTGTGGCGCCGCCCGCCGCCGTCGTGGTGAATCCGCCGGTCCAGCCTCAAGCCCGGCCCGCGGCGCCCGTCACCCCGCCGTCCGCCGCTGTCGTGGCGCCGCCGGAGGACGCGAAGAAGCCCGTGGTGGACCCGGAGCCCCAGCAGACGCAGCCGACGGAGCCGGAGGAGCCCCGGCAGCCCACGGCGGAGCCGACCGCCGTGACGGCCCGGCCGAAGCCGCGCGGGGCCCCCGAGTCCATGCCGGACAGCGTGCGCGAGGACCTGGCGTCGGCGCAGAAGGCGCTGGACGCGTCCAACACGGCGGAAGCGCTGCGTCACATCCGGCGCAGCCAGCGCACGAAGATCACCGGCCTGTCGTTCTCACTGCTCACCCGCGTGTACTGCCAGCAGCACGACCTGGCGAACGCGCGGGCGCAATGGACCCGCGTCCCGGCAACGGAACGTCCAAGGGTCCGACAATACTGTTCGCAGTACGATATCGACCTGTAG
- a CDS encoding bifunctional acetate--CoA ligase family protein/GNAT family N-acetyltransferase, translating into MDEQRPAKPPARTDPSIDLLHQRTRQPLEVIFSPRSVAVVGASERPGSVGRTVLWNLISSPFGGTVYPVNPQRPNVLGIKAWPSLRALPEAVDLAVIVTPAKSVPAIIRECAEVGVKGVIIISAGFKETGPEGAKLEQEVLHIAQAANLRIIGPNCLGVMRPTSGFNATFAKGMARPGNVAFISQSGALLTSILDWSLREAVGFSAFVSVGSMLDVGWGDLIDFLADDPMTRSILLYMESIGDARAFLSAAREVALTKPIIVIKAGRTAQAAQAAASHTGTLAGSDEVLSAAFRRAGVLRVDSIEDLFHMAEVLARQPRPSGRRLTLLTNAGGPAVLATDALVSGGGELAVLSDDTRKQLDGFLPPPWSHANPVDILGDADAERYAKALETTGADPNSDGLLVILTPQDMTEPTQTADRLKGYAKLPGKPVLASWMGGSEVAAGERILNDAGIPTFGYPDTAARVFNYMWRYSDNIAGLYETPTLAEEPTGGGRDVARALVDEARASGRTLLSEYESKRLLAAYGIPTVETWLATSEDEAVEKALPLGFPVVLKLHSLTVTHKTDVGGVRLDLRDEAQVREAFRAIRDALAERGLQDAFDGVTVQPMAKLDGYELILGSSLDAQFGPVLLFGAGGTLVEVMQDRALGLPPLTTTLARRMMERTRIHHALKGVRGRAPVDLGALERLMVRFSQLVVEQPLIRELDINPLLASGERIIALDARVVLHPPDVQAASLPKLAIEPYPHQYAKMLTLKNGEQLLVRPIRPEDEPAMGRFHQALSEQTVFMRYAGLMKLSQRVAHERLARICFNDYAREMALVAERPSPDGKGGGEILAVGRLTRLRGTKDAEFAITVSDTAQRLGLGTELLRRLVDIGKDWGLRRIVADILARNRGMQAVSKKLGFTLLEHEELAPDMVKAVKVLNG; encoded by the coding sequence ATGGACGAGCAACGCCCCGCCAAGCCCCCGGCCCGGACGGACCCCTCCATCGACCTGCTCCACCAGCGGACCCGCCAACCGCTGGAGGTCATCTTCTCCCCCCGCAGCGTCGCGGTGGTGGGGGCGAGCGAGCGCCCCGGCAGCGTGGGGCGCACCGTCCTCTGGAACCTCATCAGCAGCCCGTTCGGCGGCACCGTCTACCCGGTGAACCCGCAGCGCCCCAACGTGCTCGGCATCAAGGCGTGGCCGTCCCTGCGCGCGCTGCCGGAAGCCGTGGACCTGGCCGTCATCGTCACCCCCGCGAAGTCCGTGCCGGCCATCATCCGCGAGTGCGCGGAGGTCGGCGTCAAGGGCGTCATCATCATCTCCGCGGGCTTCAAGGAGACGGGCCCGGAGGGCGCGAAGCTGGAGCAGGAGGTGCTGCACATCGCCCAGGCCGCGAACCTGCGCATCATCGGCCCCAACTGCCTGGGCGTGATGCGCCCCACGAGCGGCTTCAACGCCACCTTCGCCAAGGGCATGGCCCGCCCCGGCAACGTGGCCTTCATCAGTCAGTCCGGCGCGCTGCTCACCTCCATCCTCGACTGGAGCCTGCGCGAGGCCGTGGGCTTCAGCGCCTTCGTCTCCGTGGGCTCCATGCTGGACGTGGGCTGGGGAGACCTCATCGACTTCCTCGCGGATGATCCGATGACGCGCTCCATCCTGCTGTACATGGAGTCCATCGGCGACGCGCGCGCCTTCCTGTCCGCCGCGCGCGAGGTGGCCCTCACCAAGCCCATCATCGTCATCAAGGCCGGCCGCACCGCGCAGGCCGCGCAGGCCGCCGCGTCCCACACCGGCACGCTCGCCGGCAGCGACGAGGTGCTCTCCGCCGCCTTCCGCCGCGCGGGCGTGCTGCGCGTGGACTCCATCGAGGACCTGTTCCACATGGCGGAGGTGCTGGCCCGCCAGCCCCGGCCCTCCGGCCGCAGGCTCACGCTGCTCACCAACGCGGGCGGCCCCGCGGTGCTCGCCACGGACGCGCTCGTGTCCGGCGGCGGAGAGCTGGCCGTGCTGTCCGACGACACCCGGAAGCAACTGGACGGCTTCCTGCCGCCGCCGTGGAGCCACGCCAACCCGGTGGACATCCTGGGAGACGCGGACGCGGAGCGCTACGCGAAGGCCCTGGAGACCACCGGCGCGGACCCCAACAGCGACGGCCTGCTCGTCATCCTCACCCCGCAGGACATGACGGAGCCCACCCAGACGGCGGACCGCCTCAAGGGCTACGCGAAGCTGCCCGGCAAGCCCGTGCTCGCCAGCTGGATGGGCGGTTCGGAGGTCGCCGCCGGCGAGCGCATCCTCAACGACGCGGGCATCCCGACGTTCGGCTACCCGGACACCGCGGCGCGCGTCTTCAACTACATGTGGCGCTACTCGGACAACATCGCCGGGCTCTATGAGACGCCCACGCTGGCGGAGGAGCCCACCGGCGGAGGCCGCGACGTGGCGCGCGCCCTGGTGGACGAGGCCCGCGCCTCCGGCCGCACCCTCCTGTCGGAGTACGAGTCCAAGCGCCTGCTGGCCGCCTACGGCATCCCGACCGTGGAGACGTGGCTCGCCACGTCGGAGGACGAAGCGGTGGAGAAGGCCCTCCCGCTGGGCTTCCCCGTGGTGCTCAAGCTGCACTCGCTCACGGTGACGCACAAGACGGACGTGGGCGGCGTGCGGTTGGACCTGCGCGACGAGGCGCAGGTGCGGGAGGCCTTCCGCGCCATCCGCGACGCGCTCGCGGAGCGGGGCCTCCAGGACGCGTTCGACGGCGTCACCGTGCAGCCCATGGCGAAGCTGGACGGCTACGAGCTGATCCTGGGCAGCAGCCTGGACGCGCAGTTCGGGCCGGTGCTGCTCTTCGGCGCGGGCGGCACGCTGGTGGAGGTGATGCAGGACCGGGCCCTGGGCCTGCCGCCCCTCACCACCACGCTGGCGCGGCGGATGATGGAGCGCACGCGCATCCACCACGCGCTCAAGGGCGTGCGCGGCCGGGCCCCCGTGGACCTGGGCGCGCTGGAGCGGCTGATGGTGCGCTTCAGCCAACTGGTGGTGGAGCAGCCCCTCATCCGCGAGCTGGACATCAACCCGCTGCTCGCCTCCGGCGAGCGCATCATCGCGCTGGACGCGCGCGTGGTGCTGCACCCGCCGGACGTCCAGGCCGCGTCGCTGCCGAAGCTCGCCATCGAACCGTACCCGCACCAGTACGCGAAGATGCTCACGCTGAAGAACGGCGAGCAGTTGCTCGTGCGTCCCATCCGCCCGGAGGACGAGCCCGCCATGGGCCGCTTCCACCAGGCCCTCTCCGAACAGACGGTGTTCATGCGCTACGCGGGCCTGATGAAGCTCAGCCAGCGCGTGGCCCATGAGCGCCTGGCGCGCATCTGCTTCAACGACTACGCGCGGGAGATGGCGCTCGTCGCGGAGAGGCCGTCGCCGGACGGGAAGGGTGGGGGAGAGATTCTCGCGGTGGGCCGGCTCACGCGCCTGCGCGGCACGAAGGACGCGGAGTTCGCCATCACCGTCAGCGACACGGCCCAGCGGCTGGGCCTGGGCACGGAGCTCTTGCGGCGGCTGGTGGATATCGGGAAGGACTGGGGCCTGCGCCGCATCGTCGCGGACATCCTCGCGCGCAACCGCGGCATGCAGGCCGTCAGCAAGAAGCTGGGGTTCACGCTCCTGGAACACGAGGAGCTGGCCCCGGACATGGTCAAGGCCGTGAAGGTGCTCAACGGCTGA
- a CDS encoding Kelch repeat-containing protein encodes MRAWREAPSEAGARALAHAYFPELAPGGDAPAEAPPSALRVTVPPTATGTLEVETRGLTFRARRHGVEGLGAPLKDRAAAPHFWAQVGARSTDAAGRWVTSRVEEYDVAPEGAAEHRVRYTVEVPEGIVTVRDLGDYLEFADAHGVPQLRMHTLVARDAEGLSREGTVQLLGAVRVPGAGPARYALSGRNLDVAMAVDLRGMQGPVVVDPGWSSTGSMSTARRYHTATLLPSGRVLVAGGHTSASAMTPSAELFDSMTGTWRGVTRLAGARAGHTATLLASGRVLIAGGSFASAPVATTELFDPESETWSPADVLTTGRFFHTATLLSDGRVLVAGGRGDTTTVLASAEVFNPETGAWSPAGAMSVARTYGTATLLPSGQVLLAGGNLATGVTDLFNPVTGTWSTTGAMVNARREHTATLLSDGRVLVAGGTATDSYFQMIAACETYDPATGRWTATAAMPAAHKWHTATAMPDGRVLIVGGVDSQTAGWALGTNATELYNPVTGTWQRGGLLQTARGNHTATLLPSGRLLVAGGYFFTTNSNDTNYMNHPELLESSGRWVSEAPGVTPRVDHTVTPLPSGQLLITGGRDSTGALASSDLYDRDRKQWGGAAWMLSPRTQHTATLLPSGRVLVTGGSDGFAPVSEAELYDAASSQWLPAGRMSVERARHTATLLPSGKVLVTGGASYYGVHDTVELYDPRSGLWTAASRMASPRASHSATLLPNGKVLVAGGTNGTAPLNTAQVYDPATDTWSAVLTMNTAREDHTATVLLSGKVLLVGGLTTGGGATPEVEQYDPGLNTWTRLARLGVPRAGHTATLLPSGDVVITGGHSGAESYFNSVERFEASTAAWDYLTPMVVARAGHTATLLSSGEILVTGGRSSTVLASVESLDPVTAVASARPTLDAPRILSPGAPFIATGTRLRGVSEGGGGNTNASSSEAPLARLVNVESGAVSWMKGVTGWQDGKQFSARAPTVAAGQYLLLVTVQGVTGGRMVRVTDENAAPVALNASLSVSKNTPVAVTLSGADADSDSLTYAIVQAPQHGTLSGAGASHVYTPQPGYSGVDTFTFRVSDGVADSNLGTVTLRVSNSVPVALAFAVTTSKAKPVQLTLTGRDNDGDALTFRVLTQPTRGTLSGTAPDLTYTPNAGHTGTDSFTYRVNDGTTDSWPVTVTLGTVNLAPVARSASLTTVVGQGVPVTLEATDADGDTLTYSVLQLPAHGTLSGTAPHVIYTPQAGYEGPDTFTFQAHDGTTASVPATITATVVAQVPHAPAVPVLRAPSDTALVPSGDVTFTWDASLDPEGDAVSYRLELSRDGAVIASLNAAGTTLTLPGTLSPGTYTWRVEAQDSQGHRSGFSPPASFSVVSASSWRMSGGQGLEEAENAPGGFACSAGGASGWAPWLGTLVVLGWGLRRRRVR; translated from the coding sequence GTGCGAGCGTGGCGGGAGGCGCCGTCCGAAGCCGGGGCCCGCGCGTTGGCGCATGCGTACTTCCCGGAGTTGGCTCCCGGTGGTGACGCTCCAGCCGAAGCGCCGCCGTCGGCACTGCGCGTGACGGTGCCCCCGACGGCCACGGGGACGCTGGAGGTGGAGACCCGGGGCCTCACTTTCCGCGCGAGGCGGCACGGCGTGGAAGGGCTGGGCGCCCCGTTGAAGGACCGCGCCGCCGCGCCGCACTTCTGGGCGCAGGTGGGGGCGCGTTCGACGGACGCGGCGGGCCGCTGGGTGACGTCCCGCGTGGAGGAGTACGACGTCGCGCCGGAGGGCGCCGCCGAGCACCGCGTGCGCTACACGGTGGAGGTGCCCGAGGGCATCGTCACGGTGCGCGACCTGGGGGACTATCTGGAGTTCGCGGACGCGCACGGCGTGCCCCAACTGCGCATGCACACGCTGGTCGCGCGGGACGCGGAGGGGCTGAGCCGCGAGGGCACGGTCCAGTTGCTCGGCGCGGTGCGGGTGCCGGGCGCGGGGCCCGCGCGCTACGCGCTGTCAGGGCGCAACCTGGACGTGGCGATGGCCGTGGACCTGCGCGGGATGCAGGGGCCCGTGGTCGTGGATCCGGGCTGGTCGTCGACGGGCAGCATGTCCACGGCCCGCCGCTATCACACCGCGACGCTACTGCCGTCCGGCAGGGTCCTGGTGGCCGGCGGGCATACCAGTGCCTCCGCCATGACGCCGAGCGCGGAACTCTTCGACTCCATGACCGGGACGTGGAGGGGCGTCACGCGTCTGGCGGGCGCCCGGGCCGGGCACACCGCGACGCTGCTTGCGTCGGGTCGGGTGCTCATCGCAGGTGGCTCCTTCGCGAGTGCCCCTGTCGCCACGACGGAACTCTTCGACCCTGAATCCGAAACGTGGAGTCCCGCGGATGTCTTGACCACGGGCCGTTTTTTCCACACCGCGACGCTGCTGTCCGACGGCCGCGTCCTGGTGGCAGGAGGACGCGGTGACACGACCACGGTGCTTGCCTCCGCCGAGGTCTTCAATCCCGAGACGGGTGCCTGGTCGCCCGCTGGCGCCATGTCCGTTGCCCGAACGTATGGCACCGCGACGTTGTTGCCTTCGGGGCAGGTTCTGCTCGCTGGCGGGAACCTCGCCACCGGCGTCACCGACCTCTTCAATCCGGTCACGGGGACGTGGAGCACCACGGGCGCCATGGTGAATGCCCGCAGGGAGCATACCGCGACCCTGCTGTCCGACGGGCGGGTGCTGGTCGCGGGAGGAACGGCTACGGACTCCTACTTCCAGATGATCGCCGCCTGCGAGACGTATGACCCTGCCACGGGGCGTTGGACGGCCACGGCGGCCATGCCCGCCGCGCACAAGTGGCACACGGCCACGGCGATGCCGGATGGCCGGGTGCTCATCGTGGGTGGCGTCGACAGCCAGACCGCCGGCTGGGCACTCGGAACGAACGCCACGGAGCTCTACAACCCCGTGACGGGCACCTGGCAGCGCGGGGGGCTGCTCCAGACCGCGCGAGGCAACCACACCGCGACCCTGCTGCCGTCAGGCCGGTTGTTGGTGGCGGGCGGCTACTTCTTCACGACCAACAGCAATGACACCAACTACATGAATCACCCTGAGCTGCTGGAGTCTTCGGGGCGTTGGGTCTCCGAGGCTCCAGGCGTCACGCCCCGCGTGGATCACACCGTGACGCCGCTTCCTTCCGGTCAGCTGCTGATCACCGGAGGACGGGATTCGACGGGTGCGCTCGCCTCCTCGGACCTCTACGACCGCGACAGGAAGCAGTGGGGCGGGGCCGCGTGGATGCTCAGCCCGCGCACCCAGCACACCGCGACCCTGCTGCCCTCGGGCCGCGTGCTCGTCACCGGAGGTTCGGATGGCTTCGCGCCCGTCTCCGAAGCGGAGCTGTATGACGCGGCCTCCAGCCAGTGGCTGCCCGCGGGCCGGATGTCCGTGGAGCGCGCGCGGCACACCGCGACGTTGCTGCCTTCCGGCAAGGTGCTGGTGACGGGCGGCGCGAGCTACTACGGCGTCCACGACACCGTGGAGCTGTATGACCCGCGCAGTGGCTTGTGGACCGCCGCGAGCCGCATGGCCTCGCCACGCGCTTCGCACTCCGCCACGCTGCTGCCCAACGGCAAGGTGCTGGTCGCGGGCGGCACCAACGGCACCGCGCCGCTCAACACCGCGCAGGTCTACGATCCCGCCACGGACACGTGGAGCGCCGTGCTCACGATGAACACCGCCCGGGAGGACCACACCGCGACCGTGCTGCTCTCCGGCAAGGTGCTGCTCGTCGGCGGCCTCACCACCGGCGGCGGCGCTACGCCTGAAGTGGAGCAGTACGATCCGGGCCTCAACACCTGGACCCGGCTCGCCCGGCTGGGTGTTCCGCGCGCGGGACACACCGCGACGCTGCTGCCCTCCGGCGACGTCGTCATTACCGGTGGCCACAGCGGAGCGGAGAGCTACTTCAACAGCGTCGAGCGCTTCGAGGCATCCACGGCCGCCTGGGACTACCTGACCCCCATGGTCGTGGCTCGCGCGGGCCATACCGCGACGCTGCTTTCCTCGGGTGAAATCCTCGTGACCGGCGGACGCAGCAGCACGGTGCTGGCCTCCGTGGAGTCCCTCGACCCCGTGACCGCGGTGGCCTCCGCGCGGCCCACGCTCGACGCGCCGCGCATCCTGTCTCCCGGGGCCCCGTTCATCGCCACGGGCACCCGTCTGCGCGGCGTCTCGGAAGGTGGCGGCGGCAACACGAACGCGTCCTCAAGCGAGGCCCCCCTGGCCCGCCTGGTGAACGTGGAGAGCGGCGCGGTCTCCTGGATGAAGGGCGTGACGGGATGGCAGGACGGCAAGCAGTTCTCCGCGCGCGCGCCCACCGTGGCGGCCGGACAGTACCTGCTGCTCGTCACCGTCCAGGGCGTCACCGGTGGCCGCATGGTGCGCGTCACCGACGAGAACGCCGCCCCCGTCGCGCTCAACGCCTCCCTGTCCGTGTCGAAGAACACGCCTGTCGCCGTGACGCTGTCTGGCGCGGACGCGGACTCGGACTCGCTGACGTACGCCATCGTCCAGGCGCCCCAGCACGGCACGCTGTCCGGCGCGGGCGCATCCCACGTCTACACGCCCCAGCCCGGCTACAGCGGCGTCGACACGTTCACCTTCCGGGTGAGCGACGGCGTCGCGGACTCCAACCTGGGCACCGTGACGCTGCGGGTGAGCAACTCCGTCCCGGTGGCGCTTGCCTTCGCCGTCACCACCTCCAAGGCGAAGCCCGTGCAACTCACGCTCACCGGCCGGGACAACGACGGCGACGCGCTCACGTTCCGGGTCCTCACCCAGCCCACGCGCGGCACGCTGTCCGGCACCGCGCCGGACCTGACGTACACGCCCAACGCGGGCCACACCGGCACGGACTCCTTCACCTACCGGGTGAATGACGGGACCACCGACTCCTGGCCCGTGACCGTGACGCTCGGCACCGTGAACCTGGCCCCCGTGGCCCGGAGCGCGTCGCTCACCACCGTGGTGGGGCAGGGCGTGCCCGTCACCCTGGAAGCCACCGACGCGGACGGCGACACGCTGACGTACAGCGTGCTCCAGCTCCCCGCGCACGGCACGCTCTCCGGCACCGCGCCCCACGTCATCTACACGCCGCAAGCGGGCTACGAGGGGCCGGACACCTTCACCTTCCAGGCGCATGACGGCACCACCGCGTCCGTTCCCGCCACGATCACCGCCACCGTCGTCGCGCAGGTGCCCCACGCGCCCGCCGTGCCCGTGCTCCGCGCGCCTTCCGACACCGCGCTCGTGCCCTCGGGCGACGTGACCTTCACGTGGGACGCCTCGCTGGACCCGGAGGGCGATGCGGTCAGCTACCGCCTGGAGCTGAGCCGCGACGGCGCCGTCATCGCCTCCCTCAACGCCGCGGGCACGACGCTCACGCTGCCCGGGACGCTGTCTCCCGGCACGTACACGTGGCGCGTGGAGGCGCAGGACTCTCAAGGGCACCGCAGCGGCTTCTCCCCGCCCGCGTCCTTCAGCGTGGTGTCGGCCTCGTCGTGGCGGATGAGCGGTGGGCAGGGGCTCGAGGAGGCGGAGAACGCGCCCGGCGGCTTCGCGTGCTCGGCGGGCGGCGCCTCGGGGTGGGCGCCATGGCTCGGGACGCTCGTCGTGCTCGGCTGGGGCTTGCGGCGCCGTCGCGTCCGTTAG
- a CDS encoding NmrA family NAD(P)-binding protein encodes MSIVINTPNGNIGRPLVEKLLKAGRKVTVISRTPEKVADLVKLGAKLVQGSIDEQATLDAALAGAEALFWLSPPAIRPDFHDWAKANGQRAAERVKAHGVKRVVMLSSVGAQSGAGTGPVSAMKSIEEAFQAAAPDVVSLRAGFFMENLLRDVHGLAKTGALFSANPETQAFPMVATADIAAKAAEVLLDPSWTGHRYVGVHGPQDLTYPEVASILTQVLGQPVKYVRVGLEDLRNGMLGAGMPAFAADTFVEMYRAIQDGRMASAEPRSKETTTPTTLAEFASTVLKPAVEQARAS; translated from the coding sequence ATGTCCATCGTCATCAACACCCCGAACGGCAACATCGGTCGTCCCCTCGTGGAGAAGCTGCTGAAGGCGGGCCGAAAGGTCACCGTCATCTCGCGCACGCCGGAGAAGGTGGCGGACCTGGTGAAGCTGGGGGCGAAGCTGGTGCAGGGCTCCATCGACGAGCAGGCCACGCTGGACGCGGCGCTCGCGGGCGCGGAGGCGCTGTTCTGGCTGTCTCCGCCCGCCATCCGCCCGGACTTCCACGACTGGGCGAAGGCCAACGGCCAGCGGGCCGCGGAGCGCGTGAAGGCGCACGGCGTGAAGCGCGTGGTGATGCTCTCCAGCGTCGGCGCGCAGAGCGGTGCGGGCACGGGGCCGGTGTCCGCGATGAAGTCCATTGAAGAGGCCTTCCAGGCGGCGGCGCCCGACGTCGTCAGCCTGCGCGCCGGCTTCTTCATGGAGAACCTGCTGCGCGACGTGCACGGGCTGGCGAAGACGGGCGCGCTCTTCAGCGCGAACCCGGAGACGCAGGCGTTCCCCATGGTCGCCACGGCGGACATCGCGGCCAAGGCCGCCGAGGTGCTGCTGGATCCGTCATGGACGGGCCACCGCTACGTGGGCGTGCACGGGCCCCAGGACCTCACCTATCCGGAGGTCGCCAGCATCCTCACCCAGGTGCTGGGCCAGCCCGTGAAGTACGTGCGGGTGGGGCTGGAGGACCTGCGCAACGGGATGCTGGGCGCGGGCATGCCCGCCTTCGCGGCGGACACCTTCGTGGAGATGTACCGCGCCATCCAGGACGGGCGCATGGCGTCGGCCGAGCCGCGCTCGAAGGAGACCACCACGCCCACCACGCTGGCGGAGTTCGCGAGCACCGTGCTCAAGCCGGCGGTGGAGCAGGCGCGCGCGTCCTGA